DNA from Tripterygium wilfordii isolate XIE 37 chromosome 4, ASM1340144v1, whole genome shotgun sequence:
cattgaaaatacctaactgcccttatacaaacgttccccattggttatatacatgatttaccccaaatgcccttgaaatgttgtgcagaaaagttgcagttccgcggtggtgtccggacaggtgtccggacgggtgtccggacgggtgtccggacacttcatgcgtccatcaactttgaagcctctgtctcaatttgtgaagaaagtgtccggacggcacttgaggcgtccggacacactgtccggacaggtgtccggacatcTGCTgagtcccagcttcttctttcagctctaaaggtgcccaattcagtcatttaagcccgatttcctgcaaaaccaacgggaaacatgtataagggtaaaattactttatttaaacacaaatgaattactataaacactagaacctcctaattagatagtattaggacctcaaaatagaggtccggtcaggAGGCCCTGGTCCTTAAGGAAGGAGAGAATGATCCAATCATTCTTGTTGCGGTTGAAGCATGAAAGCACTCGAATTTTCTGTGCAAGAATTACATCCTCTATGAGCTGAATGACAAATTGTATAATGTGTATAATCCTCTAAAGACAGCCAAAGCTTTATGAGAATCTCTGGATAAGATGTACAAGACTGAAGATACCGACATAAAGAAATTTATGGTGGGTAGATTCTTGGACTTCAAGATGGTGGATTCAAAATATGTGATTACCCAGGTCAAAGATTTCCAGTTGATTCTGCATGAAATTCAAATAGAAAGGATGACACTCAGTGAGGTTTTAAGGTTGCTACATTAAGTGAGAAGTTATCCCCTATGTGGAAGGACTTCAAAAATTATCTAAAGCATAAACGAAAGGAGTTGAGTCAAGAAGATTTAATTGTCTGACCGAGGATTAAGGAGGACAATCGTGGATCGGAGAAGAGGATAAATATCGATTCAATAGAAGCCAAGGCTAATATGGTTAAACTAAACAAGTCCAACAAGAGGAAGAAATCTGGAGCAAGTCCTTCCAAAAATACTAAAGATGGGAATGCTGCTATTGGGAAAAAGAAGTTTGATGGAACTTGCTTCATATACAATAAGCCTGGACATAGAGCCAAAGATTGCCATCTTGGTAAAAAGCAAGCTAATGTGGTGGAGGATGTTGATGAAGAGTTAAGAGTATGTTATTTTGGCATCAGAGGTCAATCTGGCAGAAAAACCAAAGCAGTGGTGGATTGATACTGGAGCCACCTGTCATATCTACTTTGATAGGAAGAGTTTCACCGATTATGTGGAATCTGAAGAAGGAGAAAAGCTTTTCATGGGGAACTCATTAGTTTGCAAGGTCCGAGGCCACAGAAAAGtgattttgaaaatgacatcagGGAAGAAGCTGACTTTGCCCAATGTGGTCCATGCTGTTGGGATTCGTAAGACCCTGGTCATTGGAAGTATGCTTACCAAGAATGGATTCAAGTTGGTCTTTGAATCTCCAACTTGAATCCGACAAGCTGGTTCTCTTCAAGAATGGAGATTATGTGGGGAGGGGCTAAAAATAATGAATATTGTACCCCATCCAAAAAGGACTAAGTTGTAACCCTTttgaataaattgaataaagtgAGTATTTCTATTTATTTGCTTATTCTTCTAATCTATTGCATGATTATATCTTTTTAATTATGAATTATTTGATAAATTCATAACTTGTGGGGAAAGCTATTTTATCAGTGAATTGTATACTATTGGAATAACTCACAAGAATTTGGATAAGACAACATATGAATTATGAATTGGTTGAGTACCACTCTACAATTACATGTATGTGGGGTGTCTAGAAAAGGTGGTGGTTTCTTCACCTAAGAAAGTCAACATCCACAAGTGGGTTTGTCTTTGTCATTGGAGAAGCCATAGTACCGGTGATATACATGCATTGCAATAGATAATTTGCGAATGAAAAAACGCAAAATAGTATGTATAACGGTAAATCTTGACACATACATCGGATACATAATACCATGAGACAATTACTCAATAATGGGGTTATCTCTATTGATTATATAAAATCAAAGGATAACGTGTCAGATCGGTCCACTAACAGAAGGTATACCTAaagagcaatttgagaaatcaTTGAGGGGAATGAGGCTAAAGCCTATTTTGAAAGAGTTACAATGATGGCAACCCTACCTAGTTGACTGGAGATCCCAAGATCTAGGTTCAGAGGGATAACCAAATTACGTGTTAACTCAGTTATAGCACTATGGAGTTAAAATACTCCTGTCCATTCTTATGATGAAAGAGTGATATCTTCCACGAGAACCAGGATAAGCTAAGTTTTTAATGATCCTTACAACTTGAGAAATTCAAGTAGGGTATAGCAGGATGCCCTTAATAAGATGTCACCTATATTAGAATTTTGTAAGGCTAAAATTCTCTAAAGCACTCACTGAAACCAGGATGTGTTTGGGGTCAAAATGAACCGTGATTTCGAAAAGGAACTGTGCCATTCCTATTGTCTTAGTTTACACTAAAGGCTGACTAGTTCAAGAAATCTCACTAGCGAtggttcaaagccaaaagcgACCTAACCCCGATGTAATGACTTTTCACCGTTACTCTCTCCGTGTTCATGTCTACTCCACAGTTTAATTCAATTTCCATtcatgtgggggattgttggaaatttaaattttgaattggaaATTGAATTTGGTATTAATGTTACAAAGGTTGTaacatttttttgtatttaatgTGATGTTACAAACTATGTAACTCAACTGACCTAATAAttcttatttaatttttgtattattactttgattttcatttttactTTATATATAAGGCCATGATTAGAGGGAAGAAATTAAGAGTCTGATTGGaaagtttatgtttttttaatttccaaatattgattttgaatttagattttgaaaacagctttaagaaataaaacagaaaacaaaattcatttggcaTAGTACGTGACAAACCATTCTCTAACTACTCTCCTATTACCATCGTCTAGTGAACCACTGCCGATCACAAACTTTGCTCCAAACCCAGACTCAGATCCACACTCACACTCATTCTCAAACTCTGCTCCAAACTGAACCGCAACCCACTGCCCCAGACCTAGACCCACTACTCCAAATTCAACCACACCCACGCTCACACTCATCAGGATTCAGCCGCCGCTCCCAAAACCCAAACCTCATTCGACAAACTAGTCGTTCAAGAACCCACATACCCAAACCGATGAAGTTCAAGACCCATGAAGCACCACCAATTTAAGACTGACGGAGTTGTTAAGATCGGAAGCTGTGATTTCAAGATCAGAAGCACCACCAATTCAAGATCAGAAGTTGTTATGACAAGGACGACGAAGGTCAAAAATAGCAGTTCAAGATCGACTTCGGTTCAAAACGAAGAAGGGAATAACAAAGCCACAAGTTCATCTTATTTACAATAATGCCACTGGTATTTGACAAAAGATTttacaaaacaacaaaatctagttttggtttttttatttttaaaaatcaaaaaaggttttcaattttacaaaatacTTTGTAAAAACACTCACCCAAACgaattttaaaaaaggaaaactgTTTTGAAAACTATAACTAAACAGTTTTCAGAGAATTCCAAAATGGTTCTCTCCTTCTTGTCCTTGTCTGAGTATATTATTCTTGACAAAGAGGTACTTAGAATCTTGATTCACTGTTACATCATTGTTTTGTGTTATCATTGGTGTGTGGTCGAGTAGACTTGGGAGGTGATATTGCATAACAACTACAAGCACCTGTGGTAGGCAATAAATCGCTTTAAGGCCAGAGTTGCATACCTCGCCTCGATCATTGTTTCGTAAGATGATTTCAATTCTACTTTGATCATATTTACATGTGTGAGCATTGTTAATGGTTTGATTGTTTTAAGTCTTAGAAATAATAGGTTATTTTGCAAAAAGTGTCTAACAAGATTCCATCTTGAGCTCAAAACAACTTGTTAGAATCGACAAGACTTTCATTGTCAAAGCTGACAATGGCGACTAGAGGCTTCACTTCTATATTTCCAAGTGAATCAAGGCTTTCTTACGATTTCTACCAGAAATCTTGCCCAAGGTTCAACCAACTTTATTGATCGGAGGAGACGAGTTGATTCGTGGAGAGCATAGAGGGAGGGGCAGAGAAGGAGATGAgtggagagttttttttttaaaaaaaaaaaattgttgtgttGGCTCCCGTATATGGGTTATTGTATTAGCAGATAAATTGGGTGAGACAGtgtatgagtttggcagtgtgttgcaattgtgttcagttgcaacacacctcacagcatcacagttttttgtgacacgccaaacagcttttgcattccaactcacctcacagcaccacaactttttacctcacagcatctcaccacacctcacatcACTCTCAAACgcttataatatatgttgaattgtcctacgtgtcgcaaccggggtcacgacgcggaccggcgatgaaagaatgaaaaatgatttagagtcgccaccaattgatttaagtgcaattggacactaaaaatggtctacgaaccagaaaataggtaagggggtctattgagtgtggggaaggtgttaggcaccccacaactccctaaaaggttacctagattgatctgtgtgcttttcttgaaaattgtttgtccaatataaatgatattttgatttgaaaagataacataattaaagcataggcaggagctgaatgtcatcaagtcctcctcctaattaacttcaatttagtcaCCATTATTTGtagagtacaaatgataccttaatttgaagagataacataattaaagcctaggcaggagctgaatgtcatcaagtcctcctcctaatgaactttaatttaggtatctagtaaattaatttatcattgtgtttagaaatacaaatgacactttaatttgaaaagataacataattaaaacctaggcaggagctgaatgtcatcaagtcctcctcctaatgaactttaatttaggtatctagtaaattaaattaccatttacgtttgtttaaataaggataacacaattaaagtctaggcaggagctgaatgtcatcaagtcctcctcctatttgacttcaaTGAAGTATCTATtaattgtttatgtgaaaatttggtaaataTGTGGTTGTTGAATTGGAGGATTTGTGAAAAAcgatctatgcataaaattctaatatacatcctaaacatgcattctaaactaacaacccctaacatgcatactaatcaatttaaatatgcataaatataaattacactactctacattattttcattatttttccactatcctattacataacttacatttacaaggatatatatgccaaacaaaaataagataaaaatatatacaaataacaaatgataactaatacaaatacaaatatggccactaAGCCCGGTCCATTACTTAAGCCCAATCCATTCTCCAAATATGTATTCCGGCCCAAGTGACATCAAGTTCGGCCCAAATAGAGTCGAGCCCGATCCACattcaaaaacaaacaacataaAGGGTTAAAGTTgtactcaaatgccataaaaattcaTTATCAAATTAACTGCGTATacatcataaacatataaacaaacacatatattcaaatacacctacacaaatatacaaaacgagatgtatacatacaaacacagatactgaatatatacacactgtatatatatatatgcgtgcactatatatatatgcacacacccacacacatatacacacacacaatgcacacatatacacacgcccactgcatatatatgtacacacactgcacacctatatatacatacactatacatatatatacacacactgtatatacatatacatgcgcatataaacacacatatacatataaagaccaatatatgtatacacaccccatatacatatacactgtACTGCATataccttatatatatatatatattatatatatatatatatatatacacacacactgtaTACTTGCATAAAccggcatatatacatatatgaacatcaaaactcagcctatatacatatacaaatagGGGTATCCAAAGCCACAAGAATCAAATATGAAAACCAGATGTGCGAAATCAGTTATCCATATGGTGAACAAACCAAGATTCAAGCCATAAGAATCGAAATCGAATGTGCTTCCGAGAAGTAAATCGAGGAGATGGAACTAGAAATGGGAGACCTGTGTAGACTATACTCCCTCAAAAGTAGAACCCGAAAGATACAAAAAATTGCAACAaaggaacaaaaacaaagaaatagaacCAAATTCAAGTTAGAGTGTAATGGAATCGTTACCCTTGGAGACTAGAACCAAGTTGATGCGACTTCTTTATCCCCGATTCTCCTTTGTGCAGCGATTTTGGTCCTCCTTCTCTTTTCCTAGTTATGTGGCTGGTTCTTctcccttctttctctcctctgtttttcttcttttttttttgctctccgGCGGCTCTCCATTCTTTCTCTCACGAGAGAcccattttctccttttttttttgtctccttGTGCGGCTGCTTTCAcactcttttctctcttttttttgtttttcttttttttccttttttcccccttttcttcttgtGCGGCGCCTCCCTCTCCTTTTGTTGGCTGCGTCTCTCccacaatctctctttcttttataccatatccctataaaaccctatttcatccttttaccaaaatgtccccccaaaccctatttattttctccttagaaatcctaagaaactaatattttggtattttcctaTGTTTTTTGCCAAAACCTAAAAGGTGccacctttcctttttaaaggttttatttatcatttatttaattctcctattttttagatattttctagggttttgttgtattgggtttgggtttgaatttttataggcttatgacccaagaaatgggctttaggattttttacatgtttgtgggtccaagaaataggcttcgatttttttgtaagcatgtgggctccagaacgggcttttgaattattattattattatattttagttttttctatttttctatattattattttttgggccggacgaaaaccgggtactacagctgcccccctttgtatgtcttttatgaaataaaagacaaacaaaggtgtagtcaaccgagtttcgtacgggaactggaatgcgcgggatcactgtggccattcccggcttggccaactgtttgtgtaagaaaataaagggcacgggatcacaaggccattcccggcttggccaaatgtttgtgcagaaaataaagggcacgggatcacaaggccattcccggcttggccaaatattggtgcagaaaaataaagggcacgggatcacaaggccattcccggcttggccaaatgtttgtgtagaaaaataaagggcacg
Protein-coding regions in this window:
- the LOC119996969 gene encoding uncharacterized protein LOC119996969, translated to MYKTEDTDIKKFMVGRFLDFKMVDSKYVITQVKDFQLILHEIQIERMTLSEEDNRGSEKRINIDSIEAKANMVKLNKSNKRKKSGASPSKNTKDGNAAIGKKKFDGTCFIYNKPGHRAKDCHLEVNLAEKPKQWWIDTGATCHIYFDRKSFTDYVESEEGEKLFMGNSLVCKVRGHRKVILKMTSGKKLTLPNVVHAVGIRKTLVIGSMLTKNGFKLVFESPT